A stretch of Lathyrus oleraceus cultivar Zhongwan6 chromosome 6, CAAS_Psat_ZW6_1.0, whole genome shotgun sequence DNA encodes these proteins:
- the LOC127091495 gene encoding uncharacterized protein LOC127091495: MFSSGVGISMNCFYLRVSPSCYTLSHLPLSSSSSSSSPCSSFNSNKLNWIRKASSQELPNELVEDSKFVPIKDDDPRYGPPALLLLGFEADENLKIQQFLQELEGEFMKVIYCTKDMLTRSLWEAMHTAQESLEDVKIDKSLPRICFLSGLSGEEMVMFVDAFQETGLKSAAFAALVPNSADKPLYELIEEITGDHEMLTGEQL; this comes from the exons ATGTTTTCGTCTGGCGTTGGAATATCTATGAATTGCTTCTATTTGAGAGTGTCTCCTTCGTGTTACACACTTTCCCATCTTCCattgtcttcttcttcatcttcatcttctccatgTTCATCCTTCAACTCCAATAAACTCAACTGGATTCGAAAAGCATCCTCTCAAG AACTTCCTAATGAATTAGTTGAAGACTCGAAATTTGTTCCTATTAAGGACGATGATCCAAGATATGGTCCACCT GCCTTATTGTTGTTGGGATTCGAAGCAGATGAAAACTTGAAG ATCCAACAGTTTTTGCAAGAGTTAGAGGGTGAATTTATGAAG GTTATCTACTGTACCAAAGACATGCTTACGCGTTCACTTTGGGAGGCAATGCATACAGCGCAAGAGAGTTTGGAAGATGTCAAG ATAGACAAGTCACTTCCTCGAATATGTTTCTTATCTGGTTTAAGCGGAGAGGAGATGGTGATGTTTGTTGATGCTTTCCAAGAAACCG GACTAAAGTCAGCTGCATTTGCGGCTCTTGTTCCCAACAGTGCTGATAAACCACTATATGAGTTGATAGAAGAAATCACTGGAGATCATGAGATGTTG ACTGGAGAACAGTTGTGA